A part of Corynebacterium mustelae genomic DNA contains:
- a CDS encoding FAD-binding oxidoreductase — MTPAFPTPPMHFNLWGTPEEAKPLSESMLKLLKPTLGLSPKPATHLNLEDITLTPSKLSESDLAELATIVNPAQISTDDTQRAPRARGKSYPDLIEWRSGTPITAPDAVIAPGSEEEILQLLRWCTENHVAVVPFGGGTSVVGGITPLAGDHRAVLSIDLALFDDIYDVDETSMVAEVGAGLTGPHAELLLEEWGVQIGHYPQSFPYATIGGYAATRSSGQSSAGYGRFDEMVCGLTVVTPTGVIRLGDRSPASAAGPDWRELFLGSEGIFGIITRVKLRVHPIPEAKYYEAFSFRTFAAGAKALRLVEQTGTGPTVIRLSDEIETALNLSSTSNIGAESPSGCLCLTMFEGTKEHAAARHKETRELILKNGGRSLGENPVRIWEQGRFAAPVFRDALLDAGALCETLETATYWGNVEKLKTAVGQALVDALADADTMAIIMCHISHVYPEGCSLYFTVVAGQTTNPREQWAQAKKAASQAIIDAGGTITHHHGVGTDHASYMGKETNPLTTTMFSAIKTALDPAGILNPGKLQP, encoded by the coding sequence ATGACACCCGCTTTCCCAACCCCACCCATGCACTTCAACCTCTGGGGAACCCCCGAAGAGGCAAAACCGCTGTCAGAAAGCATGCTCAAACTGCTTAAACCCACCCTCGGACTTAGCCCCAAACCCGCCACCCACCTTAACCTAGAGGACATCACCCTCACCCCCAGCAAACTTTCCGAAAGCGATCTAGCGGAACTCGCAACAATCGTCAACCCCGCACAAATCAGCACAGATGATACCCAACGGGCCCCACGCGCCCGCGGCAAAAGCTACCCAGACCTCATCGAATGGCGATCAGGCACCCCCATAACCGCCCCCGATGCTGTAATAGCACCGGGGTCAGAAGAAGAGATTCTCCAACTTCTGCGCTGGTGCACCGAGAACCATGTTGCCGTCGTACCATTCGGTGGGGGAACCAGCGTCGTTGGCGGAATAACCCCCCTAGCCGGTGATCACCGAGCAGTACTGTCCATCGACCTAGCGTTATTCGACGACATCTACGACGTCGACGAAACGTCCATGGTCGCCGAAGTGGGGGCGGGGTTGACCGGCCCCCACGCCGAACTCTTATTAGAGGAATGGGGGGTGCAAATAGGGCACTATCCGCAGTCATTTCCCTACGCCACCATCGGCGGCTACGCGGCCACCCGCTCCTCTGGACAATCATCGGCTGGATATGGCCGCTTCGATGAGATGGTCTGTGGTTTAACCGTCGTCACCCCCACCGGTGTAATACGGTTGGGAGATCGTTCACCAGCCTCGGCGGCTGGCCCCGACTGGCGGGAACTTTTCCTCGGCTCCGAAGGCATCTTCGGAATCATCACCAGAGTGAAGCTGCGGGTCCACCCCATTCCGGAAGCCAAGTATTACGAAGCCTTCAGCTTCCGGACCTTTGCCGCTGGTGCAAAGGCATTGCGGCTGGTGGAACAAACCGGTACTGGCCCCACCGTGATCCGACTATCGGATGAGATTGAGACGGCGCTGAATTTGTCGTCGACAAGCAATATCGGCGCCGAAAGCCCCAGCGGATGTCTCTGTCTCACCATGTTCGAAGGAACCAAAGAACACGCCGCCGCCCGACACAAGGAAACCCGGGAACTCATCCTCAAAAACGGCGGCCGATCTCTCGGCGAAAACCCTGTCCGCATCTGGGAACAAGGGCGTTTTGCCGCCCCCGTCTTCCGCGACGCGCTTCTCGACGCCGGTGCGCTGTGCGAAACACTCGAAACCGCAACCTACTGGGGGAACGTCGAAAAGCTTAAAACTGCGGTCGGCCAGGCGCTTGTCGACGCACTCGCAGACGCCGACACCATGGCCATCATCATGTGCCACATCAGCCACGTCTACCCCGAAGGCTGCTCCCTCTACTTCACCGTCGTCGCCGGACAAACCACCAACCCCCGCGAACAATGGGCCCAGGCGAAAAAAGCAGCCAGCCAAGCAATAATCGACGCTGGAGGCACCATAACCCACCACCACGGAGTAGGCACCGACCACGCCAGCTACATGGGTAAAGAAACCAACCCCCTCACCACCACCATGTTCAGCGCAATCAAAACCGCCCTCGACCCCGCCGGAATCCTGAACCCAGGAAAACTGCAACCATGA
- the deoC gene encoding deoxyribose-phosphate aldolase, which translates to MTPAELARYIDHTVLKPETTSEDIRTLIDEAAALGTYSICISPSHLPISVPEPVKVATVCGFPSGSHHPSVKAHEAALAVAHGADEVDMVINIAEAKSGNFQAVETDIRTVREAIPGALLKVIIESAALTDEEIIACCKAAESAGADYVKTSTGFHPAGGASVHAVTLMAQTVGGRLGVKASGGIRDTATALAMIEAGATRLGCSATTAILNGMD; encoded by the coding sequence ATGACACCCGCTGAACTAGCCCGCTACATCGATCACACTGTGTTGAAACCTGAAACCACCAGTGAGGATATCCGCACGCTTATCGACGAAGCAGCCGCCCTGGGTACCTACTCCATCTGCATCTCACCATCCCATCTGCCCATATCAGTGCCCGAGCCGGTTAAAGTCGCCACCGTGTGTGGTTTCCCATCCGGTAGTCACCACCCCAGTGTCAAAGCCCACGAAGCCGCACTGGCGGTGGCCCACGGGGCCGATGAAGTCGACATGGTTATCAATATTGCCGAAGCGAAAAGCGGAAACTTCCAAGCTGTAGAAACAGATATCCGCACCGTACGCGAGGCCATTCCCGGCGCACTCCTGAAAGTCATCATCGAATCCGCAGCACTTACCGACGAAGAAATTATCGCCTGCTGTAAAGCCGCCGAATCAGCAGGTGCTGATTACGTGAAAACCTCCACTGGTTTCCATCCTGCGGGCGGTGCAAGCGTCCATGCAGTAACCCTCATGGCGCAAACAGTGGGCGGCAGGCTGGGGGTTAAAGCATCCGGCGGAATCCGAGATACCGCCACAGCTTTGGCCATGATTGAAGCTGGCGCAACCCGACTCGGCTGTTCCGCCACCACAGCAATCCTTAACGGAATGGACTAA
- a CDS encoding DHA2 family efflux MFS transporter permease subunit: MEKMTRETTLLIAVLVAATAVMILNETIMTVALPAVMEDFHIAPTQAQWLTTGFLLTMAVVIPTTGFIVQRFSTRVVFLAATILFLSGTIVAATGLNFPVLLFGRVIQASGTALVFPLLMSTLMTVVPAQRRGEMMGWITIVIAMAPAFGPTTGGILLQFFRWNFLFWFMTPIVLTLMIAGYLLVRNVGENVKAPLDVISVVLSALGFGGLIYALSGGGLVVGAAAGVVIALFIWRQLRRAAAGTALLDLRVFRLSTFTHCVVVVVLIMALFLGSITILPIYLQQGLLASTVVSGLAIMPNGLFQAFAAPIVGRKYDQVGIKPLVRPGLSCLIAGLALVTLTAYLVTTPLLGIVLSATGFAIVAVGVSLCMGPLMTTALGSLAPDQYPHGSAILSALQQFAGAVGTAILIAAHSFGTTENYGAFLAFATATFMAIIATIYGWKKLH, translated from the coding sequence ATGGAGAAAATGACCCGGGAAACTACACTACTAATTGCTGTTCTTGTTGCTGCAACGGCCGTCATGATTCTTAACGAAACCATCATGACGGTCGCGCTCCCAGCGGTGATGGAAGATTTTCATATTGCCCCAACTCAAGCGCAATGGCTAACGACGGGCTTCCTTCTGACTATGGCGGTGGTTATTCCCACCACGGGTTTCATCGTGCAGCGGTTTAGCACCCGAGTGGTATTCCTGGCAGCCACCATTTTGTTCCTCAGCGGAACGATCGTGGCCGCCACTGGGCTGAATTTTCCGGTTCTGCTATTCGGACGGGTAATCCAAGCAAGCGGCACGGCCTTAGTTTTCCCGCTTCTAATGTCCACCCTCATGACGGTAGTGCCTGCACAGCGCCGGGGTGAAATGATGGGCTGGATCACGATCGTCATCGCAATGGCGCCAGCCTTCGGCCCCACAACTGGCGGGATTTTGCTGCAGTTTTTCCGATGGAACTTCCTCTTCTGGTTCATGACCCCCATCGTGCTAACACTCATGATCGCAGGTTACCTACTGGTCCGAAATGTCGGCGAGAACGTCAAAGCGCCTCTTGATGTGATTTCTGTTGTGCTTTCCGCACTTGGCTTCGGCGGCTTAATCTACGCACTCAGTGGCGGCGGACTAGTAGTCGGCGCCGCCGCAGGCGTGGTCATAGCGCTATTCATTTGGCGGCAATTACGAAGGGCTGCCGCAGGCACCGCATTGTTAGATCTACGCGTCTTTCGCTTGTCGACGTTCACCCACTGCGTTGTGGTTGTCGTCCTAATCATGGCACTATTTCTCGGCTCCATCACCATCCTCCCGATATATCTTCAACAAGGGCTACTAGCAAGCACAGTAGTCAGCGGGCTCGCCATCATGCCGAACGGTCTCTTTCAGGCGTTCGCAGCCCCTATCGTGGGGCGAAAATATGACCAAGTAGGAATTAAACCCCTCGTACGCCCCGGACTCAGTTGCCTCATAGCAGGCCTTGCTTTAGTAACCCTCACCGCATATTTAGTTACCACACCGTTACTGGGGATAGTTCTATCAGCCACAGGATTCGCCATAGTAGCGGTCGGAGTATCGCTGTGCATGGGACCACTAATGACAACAGCGCTGGGCAGTCTAGCCCCCGACCAATACCCACACGGCTCGGCAATTCTAAGCGCTCTTCAACAGTTCGCAGGTGCGGTTGGAACAGCAATCCTGATTGCAGCCCATTCCTTTGGAACCACCGAAAACTACGGCGCATTTCTAGCATTCGCAACTGCCACCTTCATGGCGATAATCGCCACCATCTACGGCTGGAAAAAACTGCATTAG
- a CDS encoding HNH endonuclease signature motif containing protein, with protein MNLPQSLNKYAAALAEGAAILRAIKDMGVRADALAAILGTSKSEASHLIRDAALLTDADLNTASKKQLPLAKLTTIAKGIRTAANKDIDHAAFKTELLNTADQLTVDELKRFITSYLETARSISPRKSHLRFSATPDIDGMKHALWKLPAAQLTRIQVMLKEDALALLHSRHAVDLAEGYAIAAYNRIVGGVAATDADPLDLRHNVTLLVPLAQATCMTDGRIVNSDGELVNIKDIVTHTINPHGWAVPMLPTEDGGTVCLEPIPIQRRANASQRVLSILEHLVCAHPDCSIPAAICDIHHIISYASGGPTEPWNLAPLCRYHNKLNDDDRNHPKNGHITHIKGRNLVALHQTDGTIRANLHPAIRRGAKAQADAILNADTRTAHNKHSCACHTWYPEAKLQVAQLDIQDMHNRAQTIKQQE; from the coding sequence ATGAACCTCCCCCAATCCCTTAATAAGTATGCAGCGGCGTTAGCTGAGGGCGCCGCCATCCTCCGCGCTATTAAAGACATGGGGGTGCGCGCGGACGCACTCGCCGCGATCCTGGGGACGTCGAAAAGCGAAGCCAGCCACCTGATACGCGACGCCGCACTACTCACTGACGCTGATCTCAATACCGCATCTAAAAAACAACTACCGCTGGCCAAACTCACCACAATCGCGAAAGGCATCCGCACCGCCGCCAACAAAGACATTGATCACGCTGCATTCAAAACCGAGCTTCTCAACACCGCCGATCAACTCACAGTCGACGAACTCAAACGGTTTATCACCAGCTATCTTGAAACCGCACGATCTATCTCCCCACGCAAAAGCCACCTACGCTTCTCAGCAACCCCAGACATCGACGGCATGAAACACGCGTTATGGAAACTACCGGCAGCACAACTGACGCGCATCCAAGTCATGCTCAAAGAAGATGCGCTGGCGCTACTTCATTCCCGTCACGCCGTCGACCTGGCCGAAGGCTACGCCATCGCTGCCTATAACCGCATCGTGGGCGGTGTCGCAGCAACCGATGCCGACCCACTTGACCTGCGCCACAACGTCACCCTTCTCGTTCCTCTCGCGCAAGCCACCTGCATGACCGACGGGCGGATAGTCAACTCCGACGGCGAACTAGTCAACATAAAAGACATCGTCACCCACACCATCAACCCCCACGGTTGGGCCGTTCCGATGCTACCGACCGAAGACGGCGGTACCGTCTGCCTCGAACCAATCCCCATCCAACGCCGCGCGAACGCATCCCAACGCGTTCTTAGTATCCTCGAACACCTGGTCTGCGCCCACCCGGATTGCAGCATCCCCGCAGCCATCTGCGACATCCACCACATCATCTCCTACGCCTCCGGCGGCCCAACCGAGCCGTGGAATCTCGCCCCACTATGCCGCTACCACAATAAACTTAACGACGACGACCGCAACCACCCCAAAAACGGACACATAACACACATCAAAGGCCGAAACCTCGTCGCCCTCCACCAAACTGACGGAACCATCCGCGCCAATCTACATCCCGCTATTCGACGCGGGGCTAAAGCCCAAGCCGACGCAATCCTCAACGCAGACACACGAACGGCCCACAATAAACACAGTTGTGCATGTCACACCTGGTATCCAGAAGCAAAACTACAAGTAGCACAGCTGGACATCCAAGACATGCACAACCGGGCACAAACCATCAAACAGCAGGAGTAA
- a CDS encoding diacylglycerol kinase family protein, producing MKRIALLTNPAAGKGTATEAMHKARRRFQAHGIDVIGISGATKQSSSELCNRALEENIDALVVCGGDGMISLALQEQAGTHIPLGIIPAGTGNDHARALGIPLDAEEAADVVATGTPSITDLGVMKQGDQKRIFGTVACAGFDSLVNDRASRLPWPRGRSRYVAAAALEFVRFHAMEMIITFDDGSPQTFNATSLAIGNTKSYGGGMLICPSASPYDGLFDVTIIEKMGRFDAMRKFPKIFSSEIDQVDSVRTLKARKVLVEMPVPVAAYADGERFTLLPVECSVLESQGCFITPAV from the coding sequence ATGAAACGAATCGCGCTACTAACCAACCCCGCCGCCGGAAAAGGCACCGCCACCGAAGCCATGCACAAAGCACGACGCCGCTTCCAAGCACACGGCATTGACGTCATTGGAATCTCGGGGGCAACCAAACAATCCAGCTCTGAACTATGCAACCGCGCCCTGGAGGAAAACATTGATGCGCTAGTAGTCTGCGGCGGCGACGGAATGATCTCCCTTGCACTGCAAGAACAAGCAGGAACCCACATTCCACTAGGAATCATCCCCGCCGGAACCGGAAACGACCACGCGCGAGCACTCGGGATTCCACTAGACGCGGAGGAAGCGGCCGATGTGGTGGCAACTGGCACCCCCTCTATTACAGACTTGGGGGTAATGAAACAGGGGGATCAAAAACGAATCTTCGGTACCGTCGCATGTGCAGGATTTGATTCGCTAGTAAATGATCGCGCCTCCCGGCTTCCTTGGCCACGCGGAAGAAGCCGGTACGTGGCTGCAGCTGCACTTGAATTTGTCCGATTCCACGCCATGGAAATGATCATCACGTTTGATGATGGTTCCCCCCAAACCTTTAATGCGACATCGCTAGCTATTGGCAACACCAAAAGCTACGGTGGCGGCATGCTCATTTGCCCGTCGGCTTCTCCGTACGACGGGCTGTTTGATGTGACTATCATTGAAAAAATGGGCCGGTTTGATGCCATGCGGAAGTTCCCGAAGATTTTTTCGAGTGAAATCGACCAAGTGGATTCGGTTCGCACATTGAAGGCACGCAAAGTACTGGTTGAGATGCCGGTTCCGGTCGCTGCGTATGCCGACGGGGAGCGGTTTACATTGTTGCCGGTTGAGTGCTCGGTATTAGAGAGCCAGGGGTGTTTTATTACTCCTGCTGTTTGA
- a CDS encoding glycerol-3-phosphate dehydrogenase/oxidase, protein MFSTVLNAQVRRDWWAELEKHPKVDVLVVGAGITGVGVALDAATRGLKVLVVDQQDLAHGTSRFSSKLVHGGLRYLAKGEVRIAFHSAKERGLLMEVLAPHLVSALPQVTLVGPDTNLFQKAAVRLGFWAGDVLRLMAGTKSSTLPRSRFVGRREALALCPAANPNGLRGAFVNFDGQMIDDARLVTAVARTAVGAGAKVLTYVSAHQVTGTGTELVDEKTGARLNISAKAVVNAAGVWAGQVDPGIKLRTSRGTHLVIPAHRLGNPTGALTVPLPGSVSRFVFAMPEQLGRVYLGLTDVELDGEIPDVPDAPKEDEEFLLAAFNRALATDLTEADVVGAFAGLRPLIDSGESKTSADLSRKHAVLESETGVISVVGGKFTEYRLMAQETVDEVIRRRQLPAGPCRTHAYPLVGAPGHCESQGKTTADHTGLPESLIARFGLEARTVVDRATIDRPLEKVAGLDVTRAEVEFAITHEGALGADDVLDRRTRIGLVPVDREAALAEVAAIVAEVS, encoded by the coding sequence ATGTTTTCGACGGTGTTGAATGCTCAAGTTCGGCGTGATTGGTGGGCCGAGTTGGAAAAGCACCCGAAGGTTGATGTGTTGGTTGTGGGGGCGGGGATTACTGGCGTGGGGGTGGCGTTGGATGCGGCGACTCGGGGGCTTAAGGTTCTGGTGGTTGATCAGCAGGATTTGGCGCATGGTACGAGTCGTTTTTCGTCGAAATTGGTGCATGGCGGTTTAAGGTATTTGGCGAAGGGTGAGGTCAGGATTGCTTTTCACTCCGCTAAGGAGCGGGGGTTGTTGATGGAGGTGCTGGCTCCACATTTGGTTTCGGCGCTGCCGCAGGTGACGTTGGTGGGGCCGGATACCAATCTGTTCCAGAAAGCGGCGGTGCGGCTGGGTTTTTGGGCGGGTGATGTGTTGCGGTTGATGGCTGGCACGAAGTCTTCAACGTTGCCGCGTAGTCGTTTCGTGGGGCGTCGTGAAGCGTTGGCGTTGTGCCCAGCCGCAAACCCTAACGGGCTTAGGGGTGCGTTTGTGAATTTTGATGGGCAGATGATTGATGATGCCCGCCTGGTTACTGCTGTTGCCCGCACTGCGGTGGGGGCGGGAGCGAAGGTTTTGACGTATGTGTCAGCGCATCAGGTTACGGGCACGGGCACGGAGCTTGTCGACGAAAAAACCGGTGCGCGGCTGAACATCTCAGCTAAAGCAGTGGTGAATGCTGCTGGGGTATGGGCGGGGCAGGTGGATCCGGGTATCAAACTGCGTACGTCTAGGGGTACCCATCTGGTGATACCGGCGCATCGATTGGGTAATCCCACCGGGGCGTTGACTGTACCGCTACCGGGTAGTGTTTCCCGGTTTGTATTCGCCATGCCGGAACAGTTGGGGCGAGTGTATTTGGGTCTTACCGATGTTGAATTGGATGGTGAGATTCCGGATGTGCCAGATGCCCCGAAGGAAGACGAAGAGTTTTTGCTTGCTGCTTTTAACCGGGCGTTGGCTACTGATCTTACTGAGGCGGATGTGGTGGGGGCGTTTGCCGGGTTGCGGCCGCTTATTGATTCCGGGGAGTCGAAGACATCGGCCGATTTGTCCCGGAAACATGCGGTTTTGGAATCGGAAACGGGAGTTATTTCCGTAGTTGGCGGGAAGTTCACTGAGTATCGGTTGATGGCGCAGGAGACGGTCGATGAGGTTATTCGTCGCCGTCAATTGCCTGCTGGGCCGTGCCGCACCCATGCTTATCCGCTGGTGGGGGCGCCGGGGCATTGTGAATCTCAAGGCAAAACCACCGCCGATCATACGGGTTTGCCTGAGAGTTTAATTGCACGTTTTGGTTTAGAGGCGCGCACGGTGGTTGATCGCGCCACGATTGACCGACCATTGGAGAAGGTGGCTGGCCTGGACGTTACCCGGGCGGAGGTTGAATTTGCCATCACGCACGAAGGCGCATTGGGTGCCGACGATGTGTTGGATCGGCGTACCCGAATTGGGTTGGTTCCGGTGGATCGGGAAGCGGCGCTCGCCGAGGTTGCCGCGATTGTTGCGGAGGTGTCATGA
- a CDS encoding phospho-sugar mutase, with amino-acid sequence MSDLIATAKAWIAGDPDPATQQELRDLISAGDHAELARRFTGPLAFGTAGLRGKVEAGESRMNQATVTRTSAGLAKYLNQRVTTPKVVVGCDARHGSAQFHAATCETLAAAGCDVIALPPQLPTPITAFATRHFNADAGVMITASHNPPQDNGYKVYLGGRLVSDDAATGVQLISPADHDITTCINTTPDANQIPRSAEGITWVDDDIVTKYLQQTIGHLPPQTGTDADMPIVITAMHGVGGAVVTQALNKAGFSTIIPVAQQIHPDPDFPTVDFPNPEEKGAMELAYLTADSHDAELILALDPDADRCSVAIKETGGWRQLTGDEVGAILGESIARENTGSGQTLACSIVSSRLLSEIAKRHGLEYAATLTGFKWIARTPNLLFGYEEALGYCCDPAAVRDKDGITASVKIALIAAGLRRKARSLSDFLAEIDDTYGVYATSPLTFRMDTPEAITQALERLSSQPPSQLAGAAVCECVDLAAGFAGLPPTTGLWLKTQANDRIVVRPSGTEPKLKCYLEVVTTERAVATDRLAQLQIELAKALGLAG; translated from the coding sequence ATGTCCGATCTGATCGCTACCGCCAAAGCCTGGATCGCTGGCGACCCAGACCCTGCAACCCAACAGGAGCTGCGGGATCTCATCAGTGCAGGCGACCACGCCGAGTTGGCCCGGCGGTTCACCGGACCCCTGGCGTTTGGCACCGCCGGGCTGCGCGGCAAGGTGGAAGCCGGCGAAAGCCGGATGAATCAAGCCACCGTCACCCGCACCAGCGCCGGATTAGCAAAATACTTAAACCAACGGGTGACGACCCCCAAAGTCGTCGTCGGCTGCGACGCCCGCCACGGAAGTGCCCAATTCCACGCGGCAACCTGCGAGACACTCGCAGCGGCAGGCTGCGACGTAATTGCATTACCACCGCAATTGCCAACCCCCATCACCGCATTCGCCACCCGTCACTTCAATGCCGATGCAGGGGTGATGATCACCGCATCCCATAACCCGCCTCAGGATAACGGCTACAAAGTCTATCTCGGCGGCCGACTCGTTAGTGACGACGCTGCCACCGGGGTGCAGTTGATCAGCCCCGCCGATCACGACATCACCACATGCATCAACACGACACCTGACGCCAACCAGATTCCTCGCAGCGCAGAAGGGATCACATGGGTAGATGATGACATCGTGACGAAGTATCTTCAACAGACGATCGGTCATCTGCCCCCGCAAACTGGTACCGATGCGGACATGCCTATCGTGATTACCGCCATGCACGGCGTCGGGGGTGCAGTTGTTACCCAGGCCCTTAATAAGGCAGGGTTTTCCACCATCATTCCCGTAGCCCAGCAGATCCACCCCGACCCCGATTTTCCCACCGTGGACTTTCCTAACCCGGAGGAAAAAGGCGCGATGGAGCTTGCCTACCTAACCGCCGATAGTCACGACGCAGAACTAATTCTGGCGTTGGACCCAGATGCGGATCGTTGCTCTGTCGCTATTAAAGAAACGGGGGGATGGCGCCAATTAACTGGAGATGAGGTCGGCGCCATCCTAGGGGAGAGCATCGCTAGAGAAAACACAGGCAGTGGTCAAACACTTGCTTGCTCCATAGTTTCGTCCCGGTTACTGTCAGAAATAGCCAAGCGCCACGGTCTTGAATACGCGGCAACCCTCACCGGATTCAAATGGATTGCCCGCACCCCCAACCTGCTCTTCGGCTACGAAGAAGCCCTGGGGTATTGCTGCGACCCGGCAGCAGTCCGCGATAAAGACGGGATCACCGCGAGCGTAAAAATAGCGCTGATCGCGGCGGGGTTGCGTCGAAAAGCACGCAGCTTATCTGACTTCCTTGCCGAGATCGACGACACCTACGGCGTGTACGCAACCAGCCCACTCACCTTCAGAATGGACACCCCTGAAGCCATAACCCAAGCGCTAGAAAGACTCAGCTCACAACCACCTTCTCAGCTTGCCGGAGCAGCCGTGTGCGAATGCGTAGACCTAGCAGCGGGCTTTGCCGGGCTGCCACCAACCACCGGGCTTTGGTTAAAAACTCAAGCTAACGACCGCATCGTGGTTCGGCCATCCGGAACCGAACCGAAACTGAAATGCTACCTTGAGGTTGTTACCACGGAACGAGCGGTGGCAACGGACCGCTTGGCACAATTACAGATCGAACTAGCCAAGGCGCTGGGGCTTGCGGGTTAG